From the genome of Geminocystis herdmanii PCC 6308, one region includes:
- a CDS encoding sulfite exporter TauE/SafE family protein: MTTTQLFFLIGIFLLTSFIGVVTGSNSLITVPVMLEFGISPASAIATNMFALIFMSVGGTIPFLKGDILKQRKDIPLLSILTVVGSILGALLVLIIPSDTMPLLISIFMIAVLIFSVINRNQGVEKKEKPSPIATKIGYALTFFLGIYGGFFSGGYVTTLTASFVGFLNMTFVEAVAVTKVLNIFSSLIATLIFMSQGLVDYKLGIILGVTMFFGAILGAKFALKLSNLWLRRIFMITVIILAIRNLLQWFN; this comes from the coding sequence TTGACAACTACTCAATTATTTTTCCTCATCGGTATCTTTTTATTGACTAGCTTCATTGGTGTTGTTACTGGTAGTAACTCTTTGATTACTGTACCAGTGATGTTGGAATTTGGTATTTCTCCCGCTAGTGCGATCGCAACTAATATGTTTGCGTTAATATTTATGAGTGTTGGCGGTACAATTCCTTTTCTTAAAGGTGACATACTTAAACAAAGAAAAGATATACCTTTACTGTCAATCTTAACCGTTGTTGGCTCAATTTTAGGAGCGTTATTAGTTTTAATTATCCCTTCCGACACCATGCCGTTACTGATTTCTATTTTCATGATTGCGGTGTTAATTTTTTCCGTAATAAATCGCAATCAAGGGGTGGAAAAAAAAGAGAAACCCTCCCCTATTGCCACAAAAATTGGTTACGCTTTAACTTTTTTCTTAGGCATTTATGGAGGATTTTTTAGTGGTGGTTATGTTACCACTCTTACGGCTTCTTTTGTGGGTTTTTTAAATATGACTTTTGTGGAAGCGGTGGCAGTCACTAAAGTATTAAATATTTTTTCTTCCCTCATTGCTACTTTAATTTTTATGTCTCAAGGATTAGTTGATTATAAATTAGGGATAATTTTGGGAGTTACTATGTTTTTTGGAGCAATTTTAGGGGCAAAATTTGCTTTAAAACTGAGTAATTTATGGTTAAGAAGAATTTTTATGATTACGGTGATTATTTTAGCCATTAGAAATTTATTACAATGGTTTAATTAG
- a CDS encoding 4-hydroxy-3-methylbut-2-enyl diphosphate reductase: MDTKTFKRNLQQSDNYHRKGFGHQEEVTATLNQEYQSSLIQGIRQNNYRMTKGDVTIRLAEAFGFCWGVERAVAMAYETRTHFPTEKIWITNEIIHNPSVNQRLKEMNVDFIPMEGVEKDFSVVDKGEVVILPAFGASVGEMQLLNDKGCTIVDTTCPWVSKVWNSVEKHKKRSYTSIIHGKYKHEETVATSSFAGTYLVVLNMAEANYVANYILNGGDKQEFLTKFKNAYSEGFNPETDLERLGIANQTTMLKSETEAIGKLFEQTMMKKYPTNELNDHFMSFNTICDATQERQDAMLDLVKEKLDLIVVIGGFNSSNTTHLQEISIEYNIPSYHIDSGDRIFLNNRIEHKPLDKDLEIKENWLPQGKITVGITSGASTPDKVVEDVIEKIFISKS; the protein is encoded by the coding sequence ATGGATACAAAGACTTTTAAACGTAATCTCCAACAATCAGACAATTACCATCGCAAAGGATTTGGGCATCAAGAAGAAGTTACCGCTACTTTAAATCAAGAATATCAAAGTAGTTTAATTCAAGGGATTCGTCAAAATAACTACAGGATGACAAAAGGTGATGTTACCATTCGCCTTGCTGAAGCCTTCGGGTTTTGTTGGGGGGTGGAAAGGGCTGTGGCTATGGCTTATGAAACTCGCACTCATTTTCCTACGGAAAAAATTTGGATTACTAACGAGATTATTCATAATCCTTCTGTCAATCAAAGATTAAAAGAGATGAATGTTGATTTTATTCCCATGGAAGGGGTAGAAAAAGATTTTTCTGTAGTTGATAAGGGTGAAGTAGTAATTTTACCTGCTTTTGGTGCTAGTGTGGGAGAAATGCAGTTACTTAATGATAAAGGTTGTACGATCGTAGATACAACTTGTCCTTGGGTTTCTAAAGTCTGGAATTCTGTGGAAAAACACAAGAAACGTAGTTATACTTCGATTATTCACGGTAAATATAAACATGAAGAAACCGTTGCTACAAGCTCTTTTGCAGGTACTTATTTAGTGGTTTTGAATATGGCTGAGGCTAACTATGTGGCTAATTATATTCTTAATGGCGGAGATAAACAGGAGTTTTTAACTAAATTTAAAAATGCTTATTCGGAGGGTTTTAACCCTGAAACAGATTTAGAAAGGTTAGGTATTGCGAATCAAACAACCATGCTAAAAAGTGAAACGGAAGCCATTGGTAAGTTATTTGAGCAAACTATGATGAAAAAGTATCCCACTAATGAGTTAAATGATCATTTTATGAGTTTTAACACCATTTGTGATGCTACTCAAGAAAGGCAGGATGCGATGTTAGATTTAGTCAAGGAAAAGCTAGATTTAATTGTGGTTATCGGTGGTTTTAATTCTTCTAATACTACTCATCTACAGGAGATTTCGATCGAGTATAACATTCCTTCTTACCATATTGATAGTGGCGATCGAATTTTTTTGAATAACAGAATTGAGCATAAACCCCTTGATAAAGATTTAGAAATCAAGGAAAATTGGCTTCCCCAAGGGAAAATTACCGTAGGGATAACTTCTGGGGCTTCCACTCCTGATAAAGTGGTAGAAGATGTTATCGAGAAAATTTTTATCTCCAAATCTTAA
- a CDS encoding phosphomannomutase/phosphoglucomutase gives MIDINWHKLQNGSDIRGVALTGVEGEEVNLTPDVIATIGKAFTMWLSQEKGKKPSELVISIGRDSRLSGETLMNALMSSIELLGVKVYDFAMASTPAMFMSTITEGFNCDGGIMLTASHLPFNRNGLKFFTDKGGLEKQNITDILTLAEKGEFPTNEKEGFIEKRDFMTVYANQFVSKIREEVNHPDNFDTPLQGLKIIVDAGNGAGGFYATKVLQPLGADINGSQFLEPDGTFPNHIPNPENKEAMESICQAVIRHQADFGIIFDTDVDRSAAVDSQGKELNRNKLIALISAIILKEHPHSTIVTDSITSDGLTAFIEEDLQGKHHRFKRGYKNVINEALRLNQEGTESWIAIETSGHAALKENYFLDDGAYLVTKLLIELAKLKLVNKDLTDLINNLKEPVESEEFRLIINAENFKEYGTKVIEKLTEFSANQPHWTIVPNNYEGIRVSCQSPSEKGWFLLRLSLHDPVLPLNIETNIEGGIEKIASRLLTFFQQFEQLNLKDLL, from the coding sequence ATGATAGATATTAATTGGCATAAATTGCAAAATGGTTCAGATATTCGAGGTGTGGCTTTAACGGGGGTGGAAGGGGAAGAAGTTAACCTTACTCCTGATGTGATTGCGACTATCGGCAAGGCTTTTACCATGTGGTTAAGTCAGGAAAAAGGCAAAAAACCTTCAGAGTTGGTGATTTCCATTGGTAGGGATAGCCGTTTGTCGGGAGAAACCCTGATGAATGCGCTTATGAGTTCGATCGAACTTTTAGGGGTAAAGGTGTATGATTTCGCTATGGCTTCCACTCCTGCGATGTTTATGAGTACCATTACGGAAGGTTTTAACTGTGATGGTGGGATAATGTTAACGGCGAGTCATCTTCCTTTTAATCGCAACGGCTTAAAATTTTTCACTGATAAAGGAGGCTTAGAAAAACAAAATATTACTGATATTCTGACTTTGGCAGAAAAAGGAGAATTTCCGACTAATGAGAAGGAAGGTTTCATCGAAAAACGAGATTTTATGACGGTGTATGCTAATCAATTCGTCAGCAAAATTAGAGAAGAAGTCAATCATCCTGATAACTTTGATACTCCCCTTCAAGGCTTAAAAATCATTGTCGATGCGGGAAATGGTGCAGGAGGCTTTTATGCCACAAAAGTTTTACAACCTTTAGGTGCGGATATAAACGGTAGTCAATTTTTAGAGCCTGATGGTACTTTTCCTAATCATATCCCGAATCCTGAAAATAAAGAGGCGATGGAGTCTATTTGTCAAGCCGTCATTCGTCATCAAGCGGATTTCGGTATTATTTTTGACACCGATGTCGATCGAAGTGCCGCCGTGGATAGTCAAGGAAAAGAGTTAAACCGTAACAAATTAATCGCCTTGATTAGTGCCATCATTTTAAAAGAACATCCTCACAGTACGATCGTGACTGACTCCATTACATCCGATGGTTTAACCGCCTTTATCGAAGAAGACTTGCAAGGAAAACATCACCGTTTTAAACGGGGTTATAAAAATGTGATTAACGAGGCTTTGCGATTAAATCAAGAAGGTACGGAATCATGGATTGCGATCGAAACCTCTGGTCATGCAGCCCTCAAAGAAAATTATTTTCTCGATGATGGTGCATATTTAGTCACAAAACTATTAATAGAATTAGCTAAATTAAAATTAGTTAATAAAGATTTAACTGACTTAATTAACAATTTAAAAGAGCCAGTAGAAAGTGAAGAATTTAGATTAATAATTAACGCCGAAAATTTTAAAGAATATGGCACTAAAGTCATCGAAAAACTAACCGAATTTAGTGCTAATCAACCCCATTGGACGATCGTACCTAATAATTATGAAGGCATTAGAGTTTCCTGTCAATCACCATCAGAAAAAGGCTGGTTTTTACTGCGTTTATCCCTTCACGATCCCGTATTACCTTTAAATATTGAGACAAATATTGAAGGAGGAATAGAAAAAATTGCTAGTCGTTTATTAACCTTTTTTCAGCAATTTGAACAACTAAATTTAAAAGATTTATTATAA
- the era gene encoding GTPase Era, which produces MSNQSFLPVIPVASPEFKSGFIAIIGRPNVGKSTLMNHLVGQKIAITSPVAQTTRNRLRGILTTPEAQIIFVDTPGIHKPHHELGKVLVQNAVSAINNADVVLFVVDASSSAGGGDRYIAEILQKSQTPVILGLNKTDLQGEDREKLNESYQEICLENWQMVNFSAVTGEGLDTLQQGLITKLDHGPYYYPPDLVTDQPERFIIGELIREQILLSTKEEIPHSVAVTVEKMEEGEKLTKIYAAINVERNSQKSIMIGHKGSMLKQIGSASRQQMQKLLSGKVYLELFVKVEPKWRQSRLRLAEFGYQVDKN; this is translated from the coding sequence ATGTCTAATCAATCTTTTTTGCCCGTTATTCCCGTTGCATCCCCTGAGTTTAAGTCTGGGTTTATCGCTATTATCGGGCGCCCGAATGTGGGTAAATCTACTTTAATGAATCACTTAGTCGGACAAAAAATAGCTATTACTTCTCCAGTGGCACAAACAACCCGCAATCGTTTACGGGGAATTTTAACGACTCCCGAAGCGCAAATTATTTTTGTGGATACACCGGGTATTCATAAGCCTCACCATGAATTAGGTAAGGTTTTGGTGCAAAATGCTGTTTCTGCGATTAATAATGCTGATGTGGTTTTGTTTGTGGTGGATGCTTCTTCTTCTGCTGGTGGGGGCGATCGATATATTGCAGAAATATTACAAAAAAGTCAAACTCCTGTAATTCTGGGGTTAAATAAAACTGATTTACAAGGAGAAGATAGAGAGAAACTCAATGAAAGTTATCAAGAAATTTGTCTGGAAAACTGGCAAATGGTGAATTTTTCGGCGGTGACAGGGGAAGGATTAGACACTTTACAACAAGGATTAATTACCAAGTTAGATCATGGTCCTTATTATTATCCTCCTGATTTGGTCACAGATCAACCCGAAAGATTTATTATTGGGGAGTTAATTAGAGAACAAATTTTGTTATCCACAAAAGAAGAAATACCCCATTCTGTGGCGGTGACGGTGGAAAAGATGGAGGAGGGGGAGAAGTTAACTAAAATTTATGCGGCGATCAATGTGGAAAGAAACTCGCAAAAATCGATTATGATTGGTCATAAAGGTTCAATGTTAAAACAAATTGGTAGTGCTTCCCGTCAACAGATGCAAAAATTATTAAGCGGAAAAGTCTATTTAGAGTTGTTTGTCAAAGTTGAGCCTAAATGGCGCCAATCTCGATTAAGATTAGCTGAATTTGGCTATCAAGTGGATAAAAATTAA
- a CDS encoding succinylglutamate desuccinylase/aspartoacylase family protein yields MKKSMLPDYKLIEIQILASGDILQIPVYTFQGKKEGKKVYIQANLHGAEIVGNAVIYELIEFFSTLNNEDINGEIILVPMCNPIGVNQRNLFFSTGRYSPYDGLNWNRIFWDYSHENINIDDFVRENMNFSKQDIQANFFDNILNKFQEKQNNINHRRGVSFSEHYRNILQSLSLSANYIIDIHSSSVSSIDYLYCFDYRQKSADYFLLDYAILMNKYDGNAFDEAFLNPWLILEKKLSQAGRNLIFDVESWTLELGSGMRVNEESVKKGFKGIINYLSAKKILNLEVVLPEKSTKFIPKNTIKSYYAIQGGIIRHRLKEGTKVKEGDMLYQILSFSKGSKMPFIIDIESADEGIIFDVSTNDTVNQGEYILGIFPHV; encoded by the coding sequence ATGAAAAAGTCTATGTTGCCTGATTATAAATTAATAGAAATACAAATTTTGGCTAGTGGAGATATTTTACAAATTCCTGTCTATACTTTTCAAGGAAAAAAAGAAGGGAAAAAAGTCTATATTCAAGCTAATTTACATGGTGCAGAAATTGTGGGAAATGCGGTTATTTATGAATTAATTGAGTTTTTTTCTACATTAAATAATGAGGATATTAACGGGGAAATTATTTTAGTCCCTATGTGTAATCCGATAGGAGTTAATCAACGTAATCTCTTTTTCTCTACGGGAAGATATAGCCCTTATGATGGACTTAATTGGAATCGTATTTTTTGGGATTATAGTCATGAAAATATTAATATTGATGATTTTGTTAGGGAAAATATGAATTTTTCTAAACAAGATATACAGGCTAATTTTTTTGATAATATTCTTAATAAGTTTCAGGAAAAACAGAATAATATTAATCACCGTCGAGGTGTTTCTTTTTCTGAACATTATCGCAATATTTTACAGTCTTTATCCTTATCGGCTAATTATATCATCGATATTCACAGTTCTAGTGTCAGTTCGATCGACTATCTTTATTGTTTTGATTATCGACAAAAAAGTGCTGATTATTTTCTCTTAGATTATGCTATTTTAATGAATAAATATGATGGCAATGCCTTTGATGAAGCCTTTTTAAATCCTTGGTTAATTTTAGAAAAAAAATTGAGTCAAGCGGGAAGAAATCTAATTTTTGATGTAGAATCATGGACACTAGAATTAGGCTCAGGTATGAGAGTCAATGAAGAATCTGTGAAAAAAGGATTTAAGGGTATTATTAACTATTTATCTGCAAAAAAAATACTCAATTTAGAAGTAGTTTTACCTGAAAAAAGTACTAAATTTATCCCTAAAAATACCATCAAAAGTTATTACGCAATTCAAGGAGGAATTATTCGCCATCGTTTAAAAGAAGGGACAAAAGTGAAAGAGGGTGATATGCTATATCAAATTCTCTCGTTTTCAAAAGGCAGTAAAATGCCCTTTATAATAGATATTGAATCCGCAGATGAAGGCATAATTTTTGATGTCTCTACTAACGATACTGTTAATCAAGGCGAGTATATTCTAGGTATTTTTCCCCATGTCTAA
- a CDS encoding HAD family hydrolase — translation MSLKAVLFDFQGVIINDEIIHKQLIDDILLKENLRPSDGNYQEINLKDILAKKGRIVSDEYLKKLMEDKAKAYYHIVSQMPELPIFDKVIEFILHLQTRNLALAIVTDILPQEVEYILERINVKPYFSVIVGGNDIKTFKPSPEGYLLAMKKLNEYNPDLCLQPSECLVIEDTPIGIKAGKNAGMSVVGVANTYPFHFIQRQANWCVDHLMELDLDWIDRTLEKSSSMVE, via the coding sequence ATGAGTTTAAAAGCAGTTTTATTCGATTTTCAGGGCGTAATTATTAATGATGAGATAATTCATAAACAGTTAATTGACGACATCTTATTAAAAGAAAATTTGCGCCCTTCTGATGGTAATTATCAAGAAATTAATTTAAAGGACATTTTAGCAAAAAAAGGAAGAATTGTCTCTGATGAATATTTAAAAAAATTAATGGAAGATAAAGCAAAGGCTTATTATCATATTGTGTCTCAGATGCCAGAATTGCCGATTTTTGATAAGGTAATTGAGTTTATTCTTCACTTGCAAACTCGTAATTTAGCCCTTGCCATTGTCACCGATATTTTGCCTCAAGAAGTAGAGTATATTTTGGAAAGAATTAATGTCAAACCGTATTTTTCTGTTATTGTTGGAGGCAATGACATCAAAACTTTTAAACCTTCTCCTGAAGGCTATTTATTAGCCATGAAAAAACTCAATGAATACAATCCTGACTTGTGTTTGCAACCTTCTGAATGTCTAGTGATAGAAGATACTCCTATCGGTATTAAGGCGGGGAAAAATGCTGGAATGTCAGTGGTAGGAGTTGCCAATACTTACCCTTTTCATTTTATCCAAAGACAAGCCAATTGGTGTGTTGATCATCTCATGGAGTTGGATTTAGATTGGATCGATCGAACTTTAGAAAAATCCTCATCTATGGTAGAATGA
- a CDS encoding DUF5906 domain-containing protein — MVSKNSQINEFLSCLGYSEGEKVFIRTIPLDKEKPPKKITLTYPINNPPQQESGYGVYFVVNGQGNSKKDIKTAKALFCEFDNLSYDEQLTILDKFNLPFPTIRLFTGGKSIHHYWIFDQPVPIEQWQELIKDLIDYVGSDKAVKDPSRVMRLPDYFHYSKDENGNLIQGKKSKVLNGSLDTYSYETLRDLIPRNIPKEIKRVINNYQVTDNEIINFIKDVIKPHQKGSNTYQNYRELLGAIKQLYGEDIALNIADIIGLDDDYNWSQIIESTNGNFGLGTIYYQLMELGLINKSQWTNLFKSNQSKSSKVTVTSEKEDSQDNTTNNENIINDSWVNIATEELFSGYWISLNGTLYQFNGQYYEEIEDGIVKQKINYWCANYIDDKGKKSKASPSSVKSLYEWVNQKFYVSPSKINCEGIPLKNGYLALVKDENNKPKFKLKPYSPDIYFTYQSEVSYDPKVSQESAIKLLECLDEPYKSLFIKSISTVLSFKTIREKWDRIKALLLIGDGSNGKDTLREVISLILGEQGITSCSLNDFSQSRGFNLARLATNPKLNWSSENKEINIDSIQSLKQAITGDPLFIEEKGKDGFEVKLITFFVFNTNHKPDLKGNQFAMQSRLTLIPFLHTFSMRPKKGELQADPRFKHDKNFLVNEVAPAFLNLLIDAFWDVYQNGINYQESESYFNEVIEDNNHLRRFAKDLGLSFTGDESDRLSISDIYSPLMQWYFDNGYVEFETKNEKVKNIWLDDDKRDPVVKLSKDLKPRILELFPKVKEKCPQGKKYLCGIKFDLDSPDSPKNPETIDNKDFDVNHVDSPIDSLKTHLVTHLTINLDSPNLKNGSNSTASQTQNDLSESKIDPSFNQLSGYQDLNNKKEPDFEKKENKNQKSESGESTGESISDPKVSQQVSQQKPENSNKINTFTNLGESTQEKVSQEKIEVDFMEMVKIINNFLETKKGLVNKEGKRGYIKAFIQRDYKNFYDLSDSEVVSLYNHCVDNKKNDLPTQQKPDFKIGDKIRSCGGAIYEIVKINGNESIEGKCLDYSEFPQFIGQILPLKFKEIKEIITTSEKKEKQLLSLSDYSVGEKVYVLQNGKDDWLSATVEQNFDYGVKVKLDTFGFLMIANSKSICKEKP, encoded by the coding sequence ATGGTATCAAAAAATAGCCAAATTAACGAGTTTTTGTCTTGTCTTGGATACTCTGAAGGTGAAAAAGTTTTCATTAGAACTATTCCTTTAGATAAAGAGAAGCCGCCAAAAAAAATCACCCTCACTTATCCGATCAACAATCCCCCCCAACAAGAATCAGGTTATGGAGTCTATTTCGTTGTTAATGGTCAAGGTAATTCTAAAAAAGATATTAAAACCGCAAAAGCCTTATTCTGTGAGTTTGACAATCTATCTTACGATGAACAATTAACCATATTAGATAAATTCAACTTACCATTTCCCACTATTCGATTATTTACCGGGGGTAAAAGCATTCATCATTACTGGATATTTGATCAACCCGTACCTATTGAACAATGGCAAGAATTAATTAAAGATTTAATTGATTATGTTGGATCAGATAAAGCGGTAAAAGACCCATCAAGAGTAATGAGATTACCAGATTATTTTCACTACTCAAAAGATGAAAACGGTAATCTAATTCAAGGAAAAAAATCAAAAGTCCTTAACGGTTCTTTAGATACTTACTCTTACGAAACTTTAAGAGATTTAATCCCTCGAAATATTCCCAAAGAGATAAAAAGAGTTATCAACAATTATCAAGTTACTGATAACGAAATTATCAACTTTATCAAAGATGTCATAAAACCTCATCAAAAAGGTAGTAATACTTATCAAAATTATCGAGAGTTATTAGGTGCAATAAAACAACTTTATGGAGAAGATATTGCTTTAAACATTGCTGATATTATCGGTTTAGATGATGATTATAACTGGTCACAAATTATTGAATCAACTAATGGTAATTTTGGATTAGGTACTATTTATTATCAGTTAATGGAGTTAGGATTGATCAATAAAAGTCAATGGACAAATTTGTTTAAATCAAATCAATCGAAATCTAGTAAAGTCACTGTTACAAGTGAAAAAGAAGACTCTCAAGATAATACTACAAACAATGAAAATATCATCAATGATTCTTGGGTAAATATTGCTACTGAAGAATTGTTTAGTGGTTATTGGATTAGTTTAAATGGTACTTTATATCAATTTAATGGTCAATATTATGAAGAAATAGAAGATGGAATAGTTAAACAAAAAATTAATTATTGGTGTGCTAATTATATTGATGATAAAGGTAAAAAAAGTAAAGCTAGTCCTAGCAGTGTTAAAAGTCTTTATGAATGGGTAAATCAAAAGTTTTATGTTTCACCATCAAAAATTAATTGCGAAGGAATACCTTTAAAAAATGGTTACTTAGCATTAGTTAAAGATGAAAATAATAAACCTAAATTTAAATTAAAACCTTATTCACCTGATATTTATTTTACTTATCAAAGTGAGGTAAGTTATGACCCAAAAGTTAGTCAAGAATCAGCAATCAAATTATTAGAATGCTTAGATGAACCGTACAAAAGTTTATTTATTAAAAGTATTAGTACTGTTTTAAGTTTCAAGACAATTAGAGAAAAATGGGATCGAATAAAAGCCCTTTTATTAATTGGTGATGGTAGCAACGGAAAAGATACGTTAAGAGAAGTAATCAGTTTAATTTTAGGTGAACAGGGCATAACATCCTGTTCATTAAATGACTTTTCACAATCAAGAGGTTTTAATTTAGCTCGACTTGCCACTAATCCTAAACTTAATTGGAGTAGTGAAAATAAAGAAATTAACATTGATTCTATTCAATCTCTTAAACAAGCTATCACGGGCGATCCGTTGTTTATTGAAGAAAAAGGAAAAGATGGTTTTGAAGTCAAATTAATTACTTTTTTCGTTTTCAATACTAATCATAAACCTGATTTAAAAGGGAATCAATTTGCCATGCAATCACGACTTACATTAATTCCCTTCCTTCATACGTTTTCTATGCGTCCAAAAAAAGGTGAGTTACAAGCTGATCCAAGATTTAAGCATGATAAAAATTTTCTGGTTAATGAAGTTGCACCAGCATTCTTAAATTTATTGATTGATGCTTTTTGGGATGTTTACCAAAACGGCATTAATTATCAGGAATCTGAAAGCTATTTTAATGAGGTCATTGAAGACAATAATCATTTAAGAAGATTTGCTAAAGATTTAGGATTAAGTTTCACTGGAGATGAATCAGATCGATTAAGTATTAGCGATATATATAGCCCTTTAATGCAATGGTATTTTGATAATGGATATGTAGAGTTTGAAACGAAAAACGAAAAAGTCAAAAATATTTGGTTAGATGATGACAAAAGAGACCCTGTTGTCAAACTCAGTAAAGATTTAAAACCAAGAATTTTAGAGCTATTCCCAAAAGTAAAAGAAAAGTGTCCTCAAGGAAAAAAATATTTATGTGGAATAAAATTTGATCTTGACTCACCTGACTCACCTAAAAATCCTGAAACTATTGATAATAAAGACTTTGATGTCAATCATGTTGACTCACCTATTGACTCACTTAAGACTCACCTAGTGACTCACCTAACTATTAATCTTGACTCACCTAATCTCAAAAACGGATCAAATTCTACCGCTTCACAAACTCAAAATGACTTATCTGAATCTAAAATTGATCCTTCTTTTAATCAATTATCTGGTTATCAAGATTTAAACAATAAAAAAGAACCTGATTTTGAAAAAAAAGAAAATAAAAATCAAAAAAGTGAGTCAGGTGAGTCAACAGGTGAGTCAATAAGTGACCCTAAAGTGAGTCAACAGGTGAGTCAACAAAAACCTGAAAACTCTAATAAAATCAATACTTTTACAAATTTAGGTGAGTCAACACAAGAAAAAGTGAGTCAAGAAAAAATCGAAGTTGATTTTATGGAAATGGTGAAAATTATTAATAACTTTTTGGAAACTAAGAAAGGATTAGTCAATAAAGAAGGGAAAAGAGGTTATATCAAGGCTTTTATCCAAAGAGACTATAAAAACTTCTATGACTTATCTGATAGTGAAGTAGTGAGTTTATATAACCATTGTGTTGATAATAAAAAAAATGATCTCCCAACACAACAAAAACCTGATTTCAAAATAGGGGATAAAATCCGAAGCTGTGGTGGTGCTATTTATGAGATTGTCAAAATCAATGGCAATGAGTCAATTGAAGGAAAATGTTTAGATTATTCTGAGTTTCCTCAATTTATTGGTCAAATACTTCCTCTTAAATTTAAAGAAATTAAAGAGATTATTACTACCAGTGAGAAAAAAGAAAAACAATTATTAAGTCTTTCTGATTATTCCGTAGGAGAAAAAGTCTATGTTTTACAAAATGGAAAAGATGATTGGTTATCCGCAACGGTAGAACAAAATTTTGACTATGGAGTGAAAGTTAAGTTAGATACTTTCGGATTTTTAATGATTGCTAATTCTAAATCTATCTGTAAAGAAAAGCCTTAA
- a CDS encoding DUF4158 domain-containing protein, whose product MLKKNWQTEELIENWTLIPQELKLLTNKIGGNKIGFAIILKYFQLRARFPDTSEQIPDLIISYIANQLNIPVSSYS is encoded by the coding sequence ATGCTCAAGAAAAATTGGCAAACAGAAGAGCTAATCGAAAATTGGACACTTATTCCCCAAGAATTAAAATTACTAACTAATAAGATTGGTGGAAATAAAATAGGTTTCGCTATAATACTCAAATATTTTCAACTAAGGGCTCGTTTTCCTGATACTTCGGAACAAATACCTGACTTAATCATATCTTACATTGCTAATCAACTTAATATTCCTGTAAGCTCTTACTCAGA
- a CDS encoding M48 family metallopeptidase: MTVKLVGLKADHFRHPLDLRATTQLKQIPGLDLAMRGLLGGVAEDFFYLNNLASSILISEKQLPDLHNLLLSACEILDIEVPQLYIQQNPVPNAYTLAIRGKKPFIVIHTSLLEILTDEEIKAVIAHELGHLKCEHGVYLSLANIMVLGAGLIPTWGGILAQSLQSQLLQWVRCAEFTCDRSALLVVQEPKIVMSVLMKLTGGSPSIASKLNLEAFMEQVRHYKNMGESDIGKMLQEMQTGQLTHPVPIIRAKEIEHWARSSSYDELIKKGKISYNSESNHSGGWRNW, translated from the coding sequence ATGACTGTAAAATTGGTTGGACTCAAGGCAGATCATTTTCGTCACCCCCTCGATTTAAGGGCAACTACTCAATTAAAACAAATTCCGGGATTAGACTTAGCGATGAGGGGGCTTTTAGGAGGCGTAGCAGAAGATTTTTTCTATCTCAATAATCTTGCTTCGAGTATCTTGATTAGTGAAAAGCAGTTGCCAGATTTACATAATTTGTTACTATCGGCTTGTGAAATTTTAGATATTGAAGTACCACAATTATATATTCAACAAAATCCTGTACCAAATGCTTATACTTTAGCTATACGAGGTAAAAAACCTTTCATCGTTATTCATACTTCCCTGTTAGAAATCCTCACGGATGAGGAAATTAAAGCCGTTATCGCCCACGAATTAGGACATTTAAAGTGTGAACATGGGGTTTATCTCTCCCTTGCGAATATTATGGTATTGGGGGCTGGTTTAATACCCACTTGGGGAGGGATACTTGCTCAATCTCTACAAAGTCAATTACTGCAATGGGTTCGTTGTGCTGAATTTACCTGTGATCGATCGGCTTTATTAGTAGTACAAGAACCGAAAATCGTTATGTCGGTACTGATGAAGTTAACGGGAGGTTCTCCTAGTATTGCAAGTAAACTCAACTTAGAAGCCTTTATGGAGCAGGTAAGACACTATAAAAATATGGGAGAAAGTGACATTGGTAAAATGTTGCAGGAAATGCAAACAGGGCAATTAACCCATCCTGTACCCATTATTCGGGCAAAAGAAATTGAACATTGGGCTCGATCGAGCAGTTATGATGAGTTGATCAAAAAGGGTAAAATAAGTTATAATAGCGAAAGTAACCATTCGGGCGGATGGCGAAATTGGTAG